The genomic window aaatgttgaactaagtatttatcgtccaaattGTGCTTCAGGAGGTATTTTGGTTGCTTATTACGAATCCCATGATGGATTACACAGATTATGTCACGTTTTCCGAAAAAATTGTGCCATGTTTGgccaagaatttcacttttttggaaaaaaaaaaaggcaaacTATGTATATTAATGGCCCCGATGTCAGTATTACACGAATTCTTTCACGTCTTCCGAAAATCATCGTTTccctattttatatattatatttatatcctGCGATCCCGAGGAGGACGTAGGGCCTCAACAAATGCTCGCCAACGAACTCGATTCTGTGAAATGGACTTGACTTCTCCCCAGGATTTGCCTTCTTCAGTAATTTCTTGCTCCAGGGTTCTTCGCCAGGTATGACGAGGTCGGCTCACCCTTCTTTTTCCTTAGGGGTTCCACTCAAGTGCTTCTTTGGCAATATTGTTGTTTCGCCTGTGTGTGTGACCAATCCAACCATATTTGCGTTGCTTGATGGTGTGTGTTACTGGAGTTTAGTGACAAGTGTCCAGTATGTCACGTCTTCCGAAAATTGTGCCATTTTTGgccaagaatttcacttttttgggaaaaaaaaagcaaactaTGTATATTAATCGCCCACAATTGTACTCTGGGGGGTATTTTTGACCCCGATGAAAGtagtatttttcatttgaagcattttcctcgattaaatttatttaccgaGTTTCAAGCATTAACCAACTTAAAAAAgaggacaccctgtataaaatattcaatttctcTTAGTCCTATAACCTGATGTTGTATATTTTAGAAGCCGAAGAGGATGATTTATGGAAAATATTCGGCGATTGTGGTGAAATCGAGAGTGTAAAAATAATACGCGATCAAAAAACAAATCTAAGTAAAGGTATGGGCTATGTGAATTTTAAATCAACAGATGGTGTTGAATTAGCATTAAAAATGGACGAGGTCAATATTAAAGATCGACCATTACGTATCAAACGTGTTCAAGTGAAACcagttaaaaaagttaaaaaggagaagaaacaaaaaatgtccCTGAAACATCCTGTCAGTAATAGTACAGCATATGAAATGCGTAAAGGAAAAAAGAAGTTGAAACCTTTCCAAGGTgttaaatatacacaaaaattggTAAGTATCCAGATCATAAATTGGGAACTATCAGGAAGCATGCTTGATCGGGAACTATTTTGGAAATCGAAGATGTCCAAGTTCCTGTTTCTCGTGTCATTTCCTTGCTATAATCCCGGTCTTATGATAGTTttcttattattgtttttttttttttctagaaaaaaggTTTAAAGAAGAAAACGTCTGTAAAACGGTTACAGAAAAAGAAACctgttaaaaaatgaataatttcgatgaataattttgttttgtaaatattaattaaaataaataaattttcaaactaaattttaGGTAATATTATCgcctttattacaaaaatttacaatttcttttaaaatatttaaaccctTCCTTCCAACTTTCCCATTTcatatccaatttcgataaataatAGATTGATGGATTGTCCTTTCAATGaggaataaaaatttccaaactacttttctgtaaaaatagacAGAGAGCAAGATACGAAGCCCTGGATAGTGGTTTCCCTTTTCCAGTATCTTTTAAGCAATgcgatataaaaatatgaaaagtatcaATAATTAGGGGCGAAGCGGggcatacaattatttaaatatttaagaggTTAGGTAAGAGTGGCTGCCCtggagtgggacacacttagataaAAATATCAGTTGTTATACTGAAAAAAGATTGATTCATCCTCGGCTactactccatgaatcatttggaactgtttaaaaatagcaaaattgctttgacgtcaacgaatTTAAGAGGTCGTCAAGgaaggctggctcaagtgagtcTACCTTCTTCAATAGACTTAAGGTTGGAGatgtcgtcaaagaaaggctggctcaagtaagtccatcttctTCAACGAACTTAAGgttggagaggtcgtcaaagaaaggctggctcaagtgagtcTATCTTCTTATGGCAAGACattgacagagaagatgagacatcgtctTCTCTTCCTCGTTCCCACTGTGACAGTTCCTAAAATAATTGTGCTACTTTATCAGACCCAGTCGTTTAGTGTGCCTTCCGTCTAGCCTTCAAAGCGATATCAGATCTTCGAAAACCTTAGGAGATTCTACTAAGACAATATATTTgccttgtagtaccacaagtgcgTTCgcccctccatctaagattggccttttttaagatatcctcattCAGGAATAGCTTTCAGTTCACAAATGGAACTCCCAAATGCCTATATGGATTTTTGAGTTCTACAGCCTTGTGTAATTTGTAGCAGTCTCGCCGATTTCACAAATTTTGTCGTTAGTTTTTAGTTAGcccattatttattaatccaaTAAAGagtcatacaaaaaattttggaaaacaattacatttatttaaagaataacaATTTACATTTAAGAATAACAACATTAAAAGcgtgaaaatttatcaaaaaataaataataataagctcttaaacattatttttattttaattattaattatttacgtTTTGGAACTTTGATTGATAAGTTCCAATTTGTCTTTGGACGCGTtcacaataaaatgatttaacgtTGATtgaatacttttataaattatttctaagcATGCTAAAGGTGGTTTTGTATTCTggaacaaaatcaaattttaaatacaattttgaaataaataataaacaagttaaaacaaacaattgactgagttaattgttgaaataccatgcatagtcagtgttgatttctttatcacataacacatacaaacatgtgacgcatacataactgataatcaagtatagtacatattataaaatttccacctaattagcgccctcacgggtaaacagtgatgttcacgaaaaaatgtttcaaactaaagttgtataatttttgataaggaacattttttacatttaaacttttgttctatctctaacggtttacaagatgggtcttacggacccaagacccaatagacctatgatgctcatttacgaacttgacctcactttttacgtcctgagtacgctgtaaaaatttcagctcgatatcttttttcgtttttgagttatcgtgtccacagacggacggacggacggacaaccagaaatggactaattaggtgattctatgaacacctatgacaaaatttttttcctagcatcattatttttaagcgttacaaacttgggactaaacttaatatactatgtatatttcatatatacatggtataaaaatacataaacccCGGCAATCCCGGCCGCCCATACTAAaatggtatttaaaaataagatggAACAATTTCTCTTTCAAATAAAGCtagagaattaaataaaaatagtaacttACTGTAAAAACAGGAATGATTCCTATATTTGAACTTgtattttcagttaaaattgataaaataaatataactcgTTGctggaaaacataaaaaaaagggCGCCCAATTAGAATCTGTGTTTTTAGAAGTGtgcacaaaataaaatgtttcttacCAATTGTATCActtcattaataaaaacatctttaATAACATGCCATGGAATAAATCTTGAACTAGTTCTGCCCAATGGATACGCTTCTGTAATCTGCATTCCCACTGAttcaattattaacaaattttctaaaaattaccCCAATAACACATttgattcattaaattttgaaaggagCAGTTAATCAACGtaaatttgtagatttttaaattaaaaaacaagtgaaatttacaaaatttaaaaaaaaaaacccacaaATTTTccggctacggaaccctaaactcacatttcaaacatattaaagaacactttccgttaaattacctttttctttagacccttctccaaactgaactgattttgaggatcatagccacttgaaacatagctaaggacactctccattaaattatctttcaaacaaatcaaaatcggttaatccgtttaggcgctacgatgccacagacagacagatatataaatttgactgctatgtgtgtgtgtctgtctgtctgtggcatcaaaagcgcctaaacggatgaaccaatttggattattttggtttttttgaaaggtaatttgattgagaatgttcttagctatgtttcaagtcaagtttaggattccgtacccaaaaaaactagaaatttgGCGATTATATTCTAAAtaggctcagtttggaaaaagctttaagaaaaaaggcaatttaattgcgagtgttcttagatatgtttcaaatgcaagtttagggttccgtatccaaaaaatttgtcggggatttttttaattttacttgttggttcgatagtttaaaaaaaaggattttcggAAAAGGAATTTTAGGTGTTATAGTTACGAACGTACCACTTTTAACATCATAAAAccacattaataatttaataaatatgattgtGGTCAACACGACATAAGTCACTAATGGATTActaatcttaaataaaaacgatattaaAATACAGAACACAGCAACCCATGTTATTGTGTTTGCTTTcttaaaaataccatttttattatattttataataatctctTGGCATGTTCCACTTGTACGATCGTTACGTTTTATTTCTAACATTAATTCATTTccatttatgttataaaatgctggataaatcatattttctttcaattttaacctagattttactttttttcatatattttctagttttgacattttttaaatgtcaaaaatgtgtTGATAAGTTTCATAAGCgtgtatcttaatttttttttgggaggGTCATTTTAAGTTGAGCGTCACAAATATATTCTTTCAATCAAGGACTTTCAGTTCAactccaattaaaaattttgggatGTATTTTCACACTGACCATTAACGCTAATGTGTGATAGTTAAATTAGGTCAAGTGGTCTGTTTAGACCATGCTCccatttggaaaaaatttagcAGCGTCACATCGTAAAAGTTTAGCTTCAGCTTTTAACATAGTTTAGagaattactttttaatatgtatatcacGAGATATCGACTTTcgatattaataaactttttagtcgctcatttttacaatttgacgctggacataattctatttttttctgctaGGTGGAACTCTAATTTGACGGTCAAAACCAACGTCAAGTGTCATCATAACGTTATGATGACACTTGACGTTGGTGAAACGCTCACTTTCGCTTATCTCGAATTTTCGGtcaaaatgattaatttattaaccCTTCCCCTCTTTTAGCCCACATTAGTAAaccccgaaataaaaaataacttttttttagaaaatttaaacctttttaagGTATGTAAGACTTTAAAGTCACTGAtctcaaatttatgatcaaattgcCAAAATGCCGAAGTCAGAGAGAAAATCGATTTGGTGTCCGAAGGAAGGAAGTTAACGACCTTCAGATGGTCGTTCTAGGGAAACAATGGATGTCGATTTGtgtttaaaactaattattaaactaaattttataaaactaaacacACACAAAtgattactatttaaaaatatagatttttgtaacaaaaaaatctgaattttcaacaatttccaCTTAAAATATGTAAGAGAAATGAAAAACGCTGTAAAGcagtaagtaaaaaattaatcggaaaagtttattattttttaaatttggcgcgtaaatttcaaaatatattatttttgtgtgcttcgaaatcataaaaaaaatttgaggttATACATAATTTTCGAAACTGCCAAAATgtttcgaaatataataatcaaatcaaattgtCTAAAAATTACGAAAGCttttaaatgtacaatttcGCCCAAAGATACCGAATTACCAAAAGTGAGTGGTTTTGCTCAGGCATTTGAAAAGTTTTCGGAACCTACACCACCGAATACAACGCCTGTTTCAACACCACAGAAATCATTTGCAACATtattaagaaattcaaaatttatggaTCTAGGTGATCCCGAAGGGAAAATTGTCGTTgggaaaatatttcatattgtgGATAATGATTTGTACATAGATTTTGGTTGGAAATTTCATTGTGTTTGTCCGCGACCAACACAAAATTCCGATCGATATATTCGTGGTGCATCAGTTCGACTTCGAATTAAAGAATTAGAATTATCAACGAAATTTTTAGGATCTGATAAGgatttaacaattttagaaGCGGATGCTGTTTTATTGGGActtgtagataaaaaataagGGCTCTAaggtattgtaaataaattataaattgtataaaatttttattaataaattgtttttgttcacatttttttgtataattttatttcttaagaaGTCTAATTTTCGTTACATCCTATATGAGTTGGCGGAACGAATGAATGtagacctggtatgggtaccgggacacagagaccttccaggaaattgtgaagccgacgagcttgccagaaatggcacgaTACTGCCGggcacaagcatcaataaatacccgggagttccatttgcgaactgcaagttactcctgaaagaggatattcTGAAAAAGACGactcttagatggagggaagaacgtacttgtggtactacaaga from Chrysoperla carnea chromosome 2, inChrCarn1.1, whole genome shotgun sequence includes these protein-coding regions:
- the LOC123293838 gene encoding 28S ribosomal protein S28, mitochondrial; its protein translation is MFRNIIIKSNCLKITKAFKCTISPKDTELPKVSGFAQAFEKFSEPTPPNTTPVSTPQKSFATLLRNSKFMDLGDPEGKIVVGKIFHIVDNDLYIDFGWKFHCVCPRPTQNSDRYIRGASVRLRIKELELSTKFLGSDKDLTILEADAVLLGLVDKK
- the LOC123293837 gene encoding phosphatidylinositol N-acetylglucosaminyltransferase subunit H-like isoform X1; the protein is MIYPAFYNINGNELMLEIKRNDRTSGTCQEIIIKYNKNGIFKKANTITWVAVFCILISFLFKISNPLVTYVVLTTIIFIKLLMWFYDVKSENLLIIESVGMQITEAYPLGRTSSRFIPWHVIKDVFINEVIQLQRVIFILSILTENTSSNIGIIPVFTNTKPPLACLEIIYKSIQSTLNHFIVNASKDKLELINQSSKT
- the LOC123293837 gene encoding phosphatidylinositol N-acetylglucosaminyltransferase subunit H-like isoform X2, with product MISNPLVTYVVLTTIIFIKLLMWFYDVKSENLLIIESVGMQITEAYPLGRTSSRFIPWHVIKDVFINEVIQLQRVIFILSILTENTSSNIGIIPVFTNTKPPLACLEIIYKSIQSTLNHFIVNASKDKLELINQSSKT